A part of Aegilops tauschii subsp. strangulata cultivar AL8/78 chromosome 2, Aet v6.0, whole genome shotgun sequence genomic DNA contains:
- the LOC109764564 gene encoding cytochrome P450 709B1 — protein MGLVWMVVAALLASWVFNALVYLVWRPRAITRQLRAQGVGGPGYRFFAGNLAEIKRLRADTAGAALDVGNHDFVPMVQPHFHKWIPIHGRTFLYWCGARPSLCVADVNTVKQVLSDRSGLYPKNIGNPHIARLLGKGLVLTDGDDWKRHRKVVHPAFNMDKLKMMTVTMSDCAGSMMSEWKAKMDKGGSVEIDLSHQFEELTADVISHTAFGSSYEQGKKVFLAQRELQFLAFSTVFNVQIPAFRYLPTEKNLKIWKLDKEVRTMLMNIIKSCLATKDTMGYGSDLLGLMLEACAAEGGHNPILSMDEIIDECKTFFLAGHDTSSHLLTWTMFLLSTHPEWQQKLREEVLRECGSEVPTGDMLNKLQLVNMFLLETLRLYAPVSLIQRKAGSDLEVGGIKVLEGTVLTIPIAMIHHDKEVWGEDANEFKPIRFENGVMRAGKHPNALLSFSNGPRSCIGQNFAMIEAKAVIIVILQRFSFSLSPKYVHAPMDVITLRPKFGLPMILKSLEM, from the exons ATGGGTCTCGTCTGGATGGTCGTGGCGGCGTTGCTGGCGTCGTGGGTGTTCAACGCGCTGGTGTACCTCGTGTGGAGGCCGCGGGCCATCACCCGGCAGCTCCGCGCGCAGGGAGTCGGCGGGCCGGGCTACAGGTTCTTCGCCGGCAACCTCGCCGAGATCAAGCGTCTCCGCGCCGACACCGCCGGCGCCGCGCTGGACGTCGGCAACCACGACTTCGTGCCCATGGTGCAGCCGCACTTCCACAAATGGATCCCCATCCACG GGCGCACGTTCCTGTACTGGTGCGGGGCGAGGCCGAGCCTGTGCGTGGCGGACGTGAACACGGTGAAGCAGGTGCTCTCCGACCGCAGCGGGCTGTACCCCAAGAACATCGGCAACCCGCACATCGCCCGGCTGCTCGGCAAGGGGCTCGTGCTCACCGACGGCGACGACTGGAAGCGCCACCGCAAGGTCGTCCACCCCGCCTTCAACATGGACAAGCTCAAG ATGATGACGGTGACCATGTCCGACTGTGCCGGGTCAATGATGTCGGAGTGGAAGGCCAAGATGGACAAGGGGGGCAGCGTGGAGATTGATCTTAGCCACCAGTTTGAGGAGCTCACCGCGGATGTCATCTCTCACACGGCATTCGGTAGCAGCTACGAACAGGGGAAAAAGGTATTCCTCGCGCAGAGGGAGCTCCAGTTTCTTGCCTTCTCCACCGTATTCAACGTGCAAATCCCAGCATTCAG GTACCTTCCAACCGAAAAGAACCTCAAGATATGGAAGCTTGACAAGGAGGTGAGGACCATGCTGATGAACATCATCAAAAGCTGCCTTGCCACCAAGGACACCATGGGCTACGGCAGCGATCTGCTTGGGCTTATGTTGGAGGCGTGCGCGGCAGAGGGTGGGCATAATCCGATTTTGAGTATGGACGAGATCATAGATGAGTGCAAGACCTTCTTCCTTGCCGGGCATGACACCAGCTCGCACCTGCTCACATGGACCATGTTCTTGCTGAGCACACACCCTGAGTGGCAACAGAAGCTCAGGGAGGAGGTGCTAAGAGAGTGTGGCAGTGAGGTTCCCACCGGGGACATGCTCAACAAATTGCAGCTGGTCAACATGTTCCTACTGGAAACTCTTCGGTTATACGCCCCTGTGTCGCTCATTCAAAGGAAGGCGGGTTCGGATCTCGAGGTTGGTGGCATCAAAGTGCTTGAAGGCACGGTCTTGACAATCCCCATCGCGATGATACATCATGACAAGGAGGTCTGGGGAGAAGATGCCAACGAATTCAAGCCTATAAGGTTCGAGAATGGAGTGATGAGGGCCGGAAAGCACCCCAATGCCTTGTTGTCTTTCTCCAATGGGCCGAGGTCATGTATAGGGCAGAACTTTGCAATGATCGAGGCCAAGGCTGTGATCATCGTGATTCTTCAGAGGTTTTCATTCTCCCTATCACCAAAGTATGTCCATGCTCCCATGGATGTGATCACGCTGCGGCCTAAGTTTGGGCTTCCCATGATCCTCAAGAGCCTAGAGATGTAG